Genomic window (Streptomyces yatensis):
CGGTTCGCCTGACGGGGCATTGGGAGAATCCGTCCGAGGTCCTGGACGACTGGTTGGACGGTTTTCTGCGGACTCGCGACGTAGGTGAGCGTGCAGGCATGCCCCACTCATGCATGTATACACGGTGGGACATGGTGGAGATACCGACGCGGCGACTCCCGCGTCTTATTGACGCGGGAGTCGCCTCGGTATCAGCGGAGATGCTTTGACTTGGTGCTCTTTACGATGGTCACCTGGGGGTTCTTCGGAACCGGGCTCCCAGAATCCCGTGCGGTGAGTTCGGCGGGCCACGAAGTCCCGGGATACAGGCCGACCGCTTCGCTCTTCATGCGAACCGTCGCATCAAAGCCATGATCGCCGGTAACGCGGACGGCGACTTCGTAGAACGCACGTTGATCGCCACGATTGGTGATCTTTATCGGCACCGTTAAAGCGGATCCGCTGCGTACGGGCTTGAAGACCGTCACATCCCCCTGCCTCGTCACAGGATGGCTGAAGTGCTCGCCTTCCTTGGGCTCCCCCGGCGTGACCGGAACGCCGCTTGGAGCCGCAGCGGCCCGTTCTTTGCCTGCCTCCTCTTGGGCTCTCTGCTCAGCCGTCTGAGGAGTGGGGGAGCTTCCTGCCGCTGATGCGGAAGGGTCGCCAGCGCCCGATGAGGAAGGTGATTCTGGGGCGTTCAAGGCCCTTGAGGGCGGTGCCGTGGCAGCGCTCGAGTCATCCCCATCGGCGCCGCACGCAGTGGTGAGGACGCCGGCTGACAACATCAGCACGGTGAGAGTGAGTGCCGAACCGCGTGCTCCCGGCCGACGGCGCGTGAGGGCGGAGTGTTGTGCCGGTGTGTGCATGTTTCCGTTCCACTGCTAGGCAACGTGACTTGGACCTGATTATCGTGCGGTCGACGCACAATTCTCGTGCGCAGGGTCAATTCTCAGCCGCAGAAGGGGCCGCGTACCGCGTCGATGATCGCCACGCCGCTGCTGTTCTTCATGATCGCAGTGATCTCGGGACAGTTGTTCATGCGTACCGGACCGGCGTACTGAGTGAAGTTTCCCTCATCGGTGTCGCACCTGGGGCTGGACACCTTGTTCTCGCAGATCTTGAGCTTCATGTACCTGGCGCCCTCGAGGTTGTTGTCGAAGAGCGCACAGGCGTAGTTGCTCGGTCCGGTACCACCCTTGACATAGCTGAAAAGGGTCCCGAACCTCCGATCGTCAGGCAGCAGATCGACGCTGTAGAGCTCGTAGCCCGATCCGCAGAGAACGGCCATCGCTTGGACCTTCTCGGGATTTTGCGCAGCGATTGCACGCGTGGTGGCGTCGGCCTGAGCCGAAACCTTGACGCTGGGCTGCGACGTGTCAGCGGCCACTGCTTGCGGGGCAATCAGCCCCAGGGCAGCAATCGAAACCGCTGCTACAGCGGCGCCTAAGCCAGACCTCCGGCTGCTGGTCATACGTGTCCCCTCCCATGAAGTGAAACAGAATCAGGACTGCGCGAAGAAAACTCGCTTGAACCCCCCGGTTCAGACGCGCGGCAGCCCTTGAAGGCGGGCCTGAGACTACGGATCGAATGAGATTCCGAAAAGACTGGCGACCGACGACCACCCACGCCAGCCCGCCTTTTGGTGACCTACGGTAACGACACCTGCCCCCGCGAGGTCCACCGCAACAAATCACCTCAGCAGATGAGGTCTAAACCACTACCAACAGTCACTCTGTGTCCTTCGTCACAAACGGCATCGTCTGCAGTCAGGCATCACTCTTCACCGAGATGTAGCGCTAGCTGGGCTGCTGCGATGACGTGTCCGCCTTGCACTATTGACGACGCGGTCAGCGAGATCCGCCGCCCCGATCGGCTCAAGAGCGCGGTCCAGCTCCAGGGGCGCGTCGGTTACCGGGACCGCGGGCATGTGCCTCCGCAGCCGACGCAGCGGGGTCACCACTGTGCCGTCGGCCCGGAACGGAGTAGTCAGCAAGCACCATGCCCAGCCGACGGGCATGCGCCTGCGGTACCTGGTCGGAGAGCACCGGCGCGATGGAGCCTCCCGGTCCTCTGATCGGAATTCATCCGCACCCCGGCGCAGTTGCTCCAGGCGGTGCATGCCATGCAGCTTGAGGCCGACGGCCTCTCCTCGCATCGACGTGAGGTTGTGGAGTTCCTCTATGGCGATCGCCTGGTTCTGATACGGCATGCGTGCCGACTAGGGTCTATGCCGTCTGCTGGCCTGCTGTGAGAGGTATCTGATGTCTGAGCCTGCCTCGGATCCTTCCGTGGCTCATTTTGGGACGGATGGGATGCGCCGGTTCAGCGTTTCCGGTGTGTATGGGGCCCGGCTGCCCGAGGCTGTCCTCGAGAGGCTTGAAGGCTCGGGTGTGCCGTTGCACGTTGCCCCGTACTTCACAGCCGCCAGCCCGTCAGACGCCATCTCCCTCGCCGTCTTCGCCGGCCACCACAATCTGCCTGCGCCGTCTGCCGAGATGGAGGGGTGGGTGCGGATCGGGACGGACGGCTATGCCCAGCTGTGCGTGCGGCCTGATGGCGCCGTGCAGGCAGTGCTTCTCGGACATGACGAGGAGGATGTGTTCGTCAGTTCTGACGTTGCCGCGTTCACTGCGGCGCTTGCGGTGCTTGATCGCCGGATGCCGGTGATCGCCGCCTCCCCTGGGCTGGGGGTGGCCGCAGCGGCCTTTCGGGAGCTGAACGCGGAGTTGCGCCAGCTCGATGATGCCGCGTTCGTGGAGCGCGAGAGCTGGTGGCGGCGGGTCCTGGACGATGTGCGGCACACTCTCAACTTCCCGTTCTCGTCGGCGTTCGAGTACATCGACGCTGCGGGCGGAAAGCAGATCGTGACGGACGCGACCGGGCCGGGGCGTGCCCATCCGGAGGAGTTGGTGTGGCAGCGCCTGTCCGCCGAGGGCGTTGCTCCCGAGCAGGTGCGCCGGGTGTACTGCGAGCTGGCGCCGTGCATGATGCCGGGGCACTATTGCGCGGTGTGGCTGCAGCGTACTTTTCCGCATGCGGAATTCACGCACAGCTTTGACTACGGCTCCGACGCGGATTCGCGTGAGGAGGGTCTCAGGGGGCTGATCACGTTCGCCGCCCAGCAGGCAGAGCGTCAGTGAACGACCAGAAGTGGGAGCGTCCTGCGGCCGGGCGGGAGCCGGCGGCGGCTGCTTTGCTGGCGTGGCTGGCCGACCCGGCGGCACCTCGGATGTGCCTGGTCACGGGGAGCACTGGCTGCGGTAAGTCCGCCTTGCTGGCCTGGTTGGTGGCGCATGGATCGCGTCCCGGTACGCCGCCGGAGCGCCGGGTGCACGCGGTGGTCCCGTTGCAGGGCCTTGGGGTGCGAGGGGCAGTGTGGATGCTGGCTGATCAGCTGGGGGTGGTCGCACGCGCTCCCGGGGAGTTGGTGGCAGCTCTGGCAGCCGACGAGCGGGCGGTCACGATCGTATTGCCGGATCTGGATGGTTCCGCGGCCCCTGAGGAACTTGGCGATCTCGCGGTGGCGCTGGTGGGGCTTGGGCACGTACGTCTGCTGGTCGAAGCGGTCAGCGGCAGTCCCGCGGCCCTACGGTTGGGCTCGCGCGCGCCTGCCGTGATGGACCTCGATCATGGTCAGTGGACCGATCTTGAGCGCTTGGCGGCCTGGCGGGCCGCTATGCCCATGACCGCACCGTCTCCGGAGCCGGACGCGGAAGCCACTGAGGGAGGAAGCCAGCCGGATTTAGATGATCCCGCCCAGGTCATCAGCGGAGACCCGCTGAAGGTGACCACCTGGTACGAGACCAGCTACACGGATCACGCAGGGCTGCGTACCGCCTGGCTGCGCGCCGGCCAGTCCCTCAGCAACGAGTCACGCCCACCCCACCGTGCACTGGTCCTCCAGGCTGCCCTCGGTGACAGGGCCGACCCGCGGCTGTCAGAGGATCTGTCGGCGCTTGCTGCCGACGCTCCCTGGCGCATGGTCTGGAGCCGGGTCAGCGGCGATGTCAGCCCTCCGTGGCCCGGTCCCGCCTTCGCGCTGGCGGCTGGGCACGGAGTGCCTTGAGGGCGAGCTCCTGGTGGCCGACCATAAGGGTGTCGTGCGCAGGATCAGCGCGGCTGACGGGAGCCCCTCAGGCCGCCTGCCGCGGCCCATTCCTTCGGCGGGCACGCTGACCACGCTGCCGGACGGGACGGTGCTCGCGCTGGACCGGCAGGGCCATCTGGACGTTGAGCGCGTCCCTTCGGCACCGAGGCCCTCGGGGATCGAGGCCTTTTTGTCCAGTAAGCCAACGCCTGTCGAGCAGTTGGCCGAGACGGCGCGGGAGCATCTGTCCCGGCATCCCGGCCGCGCCCTGGGAGCATCCTTCACGTGCCTGGCTGCTGGTGACAGCACCGGCTCCGTCCATGCTTTCGGTCCGCAGAGCACGGTGCCTCAGCCCTGTGTGGCCTCTCTGCATCGGGGGCCGGTGACTGCACTGGCCGTCCTTGAGCTGGGGGTGTCCGAGGGCGAGGAAGCTGTGCCGTTGCTGTACAGCGGCGGGGTGGATGGCCTGGTGCGTGCCTGGTCCCCCGGCAGAGAGCCGCTGGATTCTCCTGTTGCCGCCCGGCCGTTTCCGGTCACGGCGTTGACTGCCACGCGGACCTCTGGCGGAGCCGTACTGGCCATCGCGTGGGCGGATGGCCTGGTTGAGTACCACGTTCCGGGCTCCGGGCAGGTGCGTACTTTCCGTCCCGGCCCGCCGGTCCTTTCGCTCGCGGCAACTGCCGCTGGTCAGCTGGTGGTTGGCACTGACGAGATGGTCGTGTGTCTGCGTCCCGTTGGTGTGGGAGCAGGGGCTTGATCTGCGCGGTAGTTGCTTGACGCCATGTCATTTATATGACAAGTGTGGGCTGGTTGGCTTTACGGGGGGACCAGGACGTGGGGAAGAAGCTGCCCGACGACCTCGTCGAGGTGCTCGACCTCGTCGGCGTCGCATGGCCCAATATCGACGAAGACGAAGTCCGCGACACCGCGAAGGACTACCGCCACCTGGCCGACGGCATCCGCGATGTCATCGTGGAAGGCAACAAGGCCTGTTCCCACCTCGTCGCCGGCCGCAGCAAGGGCAAGACCGTCGACGCCATCGACCGGCGCTGGGGCAAGCTGACCACCAAGGACCTGTCCACGTTCGTCAAAGCGCTCGACGCTCTCGCCGACGCTCTCGACGACTGCGCGGGTTTCATCGAAGGCTGCAAGATCGCGTGCATCGCCGAACTGAGCGCCACCGCTGCGACCGCTACCGCAGGCATCATCGGCATGTTCTTCACCGCCGGCCTGAGCGGCCTGCTCAGCGCCGGCGCCATCGCCGCCTGCCGCCTGGCCCTGCACGAGGCAATCAACCACGCCATCTCCGAGATCGCCTCGATCGTCACCGACAAGATCGAGCTGGTAATCCTCGACAAGATCGAGGCCCTGTTCACCGATCAGCTCGACGCCCACGACGACAACGACCTCTCCCGCTACGCCGCCGGCAGCGCCGATATGGCGCAGGACCTGGTCATCGAGTTCGACGAGTTCGAGAAGGCCTCAGGCGGCTACGACGAGACCAAGCGCAACTTCGACAAGAAGAAGAGCCTTCACAAGACGGGCGGATCCAAGCGCCGCAGCTCGGTGAAGAAAGACAGCCGCTTCCACAAGCTGGCCACCGTGATGGACAAGGCCGAGGACGCCGTCGACAAGAAGGCCGACGAGACCGTCCACGTCCTGGAGAAGCACGGCGGCAAGATCGACGAGAGCAAGAAGGGGCACAAGAAGAACGACGAGAAGACCAAAGAGGAAATCGACAGGTGCAGGGGCGATAACGACACGCGCATGTACCTGCTCAGTACCGACGGAACCGTCCAGCGTCTGGACGCCGACGGCGATCTGCACCGCCTCGACAGCACCGACAAGGACCGTCTCGGCGGCATCCTCGACAACGGCAAGGTGTGGCGTCCCCAAACACGGCGCGATCAAGACGACACCAAAGTTCCCAACACCCACACCGGGAAGGTCCGCTCCACCAAGGTCGACCCCTACACGGACGAACTCGGGCAGACCACCCAAGCCGCCCGTTATGCGCGTAACGACTACAGCGGGAACAATTACGCCGCAGGCCGCTACATCGACCCTGACGGCAAAGGAGAGAGCATCCTCGTCGGCTACAGCGAGAAGAGCATGCACTCCGAACGCTCCATCGGCTATCCCCTCCTGCACAACGGGAAGCAATCAGGCCTCAAAGAAGTCTTCACCGAACGCGAGCCCTGTCAGCTCAAACCCAGCTGCGACCGGTGGCTGGACCGTCACTTCCCGCAGGCCAAGACGGTGCATCACACGAACGACTACGACCAGACCGTCCCCCGGCATCGCCGTGACCTGGAGCACCAGAAATATATGGAGGAGCTCCAGAAAGCCCACGGCCGCTAGTATCGGCCTCCACTCCCCCGTAACGAAACACACTGAGGTCCCCGCATGAGCTTCGCTGTCTCCCCGGACGAACTCATCAGCACGTTCGGCTTGTCGGGCGTCGTGTACTTCCCGCGCTACGAGTCACCGCACAACCGCCTCAACACACGGACCGCCAGCTTCCTCAGCAGCGTCGGCCTCCCGGATGAGGAGTGGTTCAAGTCCAAGGCCAGCGTCGGCCAGGACGAGTCGGTCAGCCTGGCCGAGTGGTTCGGACCTGAGGACGGCACCCTGCCCAAGGAGTGCCAGGCATGGCTGGTACTCGGCTACTTCTCCGCCTCCGTCATCGCCCTCGACCCCGAGAACGGCAAGGTGTACGCATTCGGCGAGGGTGAACCCCTGGACTCCTACACACAGCTCCACCGCGACGTCGAGTCCCTCGTCTACGCCCTGCACCTGTTCAAAAAGTTCGACGAACAAGAGCGGGATGACGACGCCGACATCGAAGAGCAAGCCGACCAGCTGCGAGCGCAGATCGAAGCCTTCGACACACTGCCGTTTGAAAACGAGCAATCACAGTGGAACCTCATCCTCGACGAGGTCATCGAAGGCATCTGGTAGACAGACACTGGAACCACCCCGCTGCTGGGCGGCGAACCGTGCGCTGGGGGGGTACCACTGCGTGCGTCGAAGTCTGCCTGGAGTCATCCGTCGTAGGTGAGAAAGGCGGCCCAGGCGATACCGTCCCCGCCCTGGCGCGGGTCGGGGTTTTGGGCGAGCACGGGTGCGCCGGATAGGTGCAAGTGTGCGGCAACGACGGAGAGCTCGGACATCACCATCGCTTGGTGGATGTCGCGCAGCGCCAGTTCCACTGGGTCTTCGCTGTCCCGGGGGTTTGTCCAGGGAGTATGGGCCGTGCGGGTGGTGCGCGGTGGGGTCACGGTGATCGCGTGTGGGGCGAGGATCAGGGTCTGTCCCGGCAGAGTGCCGATATCGTCCCGGTTCACGGGTCGGCCAGCCACGCAGGGGATGGCGCTGGCTCGGGGCTTGTCGCCGGTGGGACCAGAAGCACCGCCGTAGGTGAGCCACAGGACGACCTGCCCGTTGCCGTCGGGGCCGCCGTCCTCGTCGTGCGGCAGGTAGGGGTCGGGCCGGTGGGGCGGATACACCTGGTGTCCGCGGTAGGTGTACCACTCCCCCACTTCGTGCACCGCGAGCGTGGCCAGAGCGTAGTGGGCCTGGGCCACGGACAGTGCCAGCAGATGCTCGTCATCGGCTCCGGCCGCGCACGCGGCGATGAGCTGGCCGTCGGCCCAGTGGTCGAACCAGCGCAAGGCGATGGTCGCCCCATACGGGTCAAGGACGTCGGGAGCGGTGAAGTGCACGCGTGGGGTGAACGCGCTGGGGTGGTCGTCGGGGCCGGTCCAGCTCAGGCGGACTGCACGATGGTCGTAGGTGACATGCGCGAGGAGCCCGGCAAGGCGCGCGCCGTGCTCCTCTACAGCACGCTGACGGCAGGGCCGGCACAGGGACTCAGCGGTGGGACCCGAGCGGCCGCACGGGCAGTACACCGGTTCGCGGGCCATCGGCGGCACGTATGGGACCAGCGGAGGAAGAGCGTGCGCGCCGACGCGGCCGCGGGCGACGACGTCGCGGGACGTGGTCTGTGTCTCTGCTCGGGGTGGCATGCGCGTCATGTGCGAGGCCGCGCTTTCGTCAGTGGCACCGGCCCGGTGTTGAGCAGGCGCTCATCGACGGTGCCGTGCCCGCTCACCGGAAACGCCAGGGTGGTGAGGAAGGGTGCCAGCGCTTCGCGGGCGCACAAGGGGAGGTCGTCGAGGTTCGGTGTCTCGGCGGGTTCCACCGACAGGTGGATGCGGGCTTCCTGCGGCGTTTCGATCCCCGAAAGCGCGACATGGGCTGCCCGTCCTGGCCCCGCCGCGGTCAGGGCCTTGCGGGCTGAGGCGGGCAGCTTTACCGCGAGGAGGCAGTCCAGCACCCGGTCTCGCCCGAACGTCAGTTGGCCTCTCTCGGCAATCTGTTTCGCTAGAGTCCGGTTACGGATTTCCCGCTTGATACCCGTGGGCAGCTGTCCCTCCCCGCCGGGGTCGTGGGGCAGCTCGGTATCAGGGTCCATGCCTGGACTGTAGTGCGCTGCGGCAGCAGCCGTGCGGACAGGTCATGGGAACCGATGGCGCAGCATTGTGGCTCACAGCGGATGTCTCCCGACATGCACGTTGTTCCTGAGGCGGATCCCCTAGCTCAAGGCAAGTTGTCCCGCTGCCTGGATGACGCGCGGTTGGAGGGTGGCTGCGGTTTGCTGGCGGATGCGATGTTCGAGTGCGGTGAAGCGGCGTCGGGTGTGGGTGTTGGTCAGGGCTCGGTGTACGGCGGTGGCTTGTCCGGTGAGCACGACGCCGCGGCTGGCGCGCGTCACGGCGGTGTAGAGCAGGTTGCGTTGGAGGAGTTGGCCGGCGGAGGTGGTCATGGGGATGACGACGTAGGGGTATTCGCTGCCCTGGGATCG
Coding sequences:
- a CDS encoding nucleic acid/nucleotide deaminase domain-containing protein, with translation MSEPASDPSVAHFGTDGMRRFSVSGVYGARLPEAVLERLEGSGVPLHVAPYFTAASPSDAISLAVFAGHHNLPAPSAEMEGWVRIGTDGYAQLCVRPDGAVQAVLLGHDEEDVFVSSDVAAFTAALAVLDRRMPVIAASPGLGVAAAAFRELNAELRQLDDAAFVERESWWRRVLDDVRHTLNFPFSSAFEYIDAAGGKQIVTDATGPGRAHPEELVWQRLSAEGVAPEQVRRVYCELAPCMMPGHYCAVWLQRTFPHAEFTHSFDYGSDADSREEGLRGLITFAAQQAERQ
- a CDS encoding nucleic acid/nucleotide deaminase domain-containing protein → MGKKLPDDLVEVLDLVGVAWPNIDEDEVRDTAKDYRHLADGIRDVIVEGNKACSHLVAGRSKGKTVDAIDRRWGKLTTKDLSTFVKALDALADALDDCAGFIEGCKIACIAELSATAATATAGIIGMFFTAGLSGLLSAGAIAACRLALHEAINHAISEIASIVTDKIELVILDKIEALFTDQLDAHDDNDLSRYAAGSADMAQDLVIEFDEFEKASGGYDETKRNFDKKKSLHKTGGSKRRSSVKKDSRFHKLATVMDKAEDAVDKKADETVHVLEKHGGKIDESKKGHKKNDEKTKEEIDRCRGDNDTRMYLLSTDGTVQRLDADGDLHRLDSTDKDRLGGILDNGKVWRPQTRRDQDDTKVPNTHTGKVRSTKVDPYTDELGQTTQAARYARNDYSGNNYAAGRYIDPDGKGESILVGYSEKSMHSERSIGYPLLHNGKQSGLKEVFTEREPCQLKPSCDRWLDRHFPQAKTVHHTNDYDQTVPRHRRDLEHQKYMEELQKAHGR
- a CDS encoding SUKH-4 family immunity protein; amino-acid sequence: MSFAVSPDELISTFGLSGVVYFPRYESPHNRLNTRTASFLSSVGLPDEEWFKSKASVGQDESVSLAEWFGPEDGTLPKECQAWLVLGYFSASVIALDPENGKVYAFGEGEPLDSYTQLHRDVESLVYALHLFKKFDEQERDDDADIEEQADQLRAQIEAFDTLPFENEQSQWNLILDEVIEGIW